Below is a window of Cupriavidus sp. MP-37 DNA.
GCGGCAGGTCGGGTTCGAGGGCGTAGTCGACCAGCTTGCCGGAGGCGCCGTCGCCGAACGCATAGCGCACATACTTGCCGTCGCGCCCGACTTCGCGCCCCGACCATCCCTCCTGCATGAATTGCTGCGACGACTCCATTTCGCGCACGTTCACGGCGATGGTATGCAGGCCGCGGATCGCGAACTCCGCCGGCACTTCGCCGTTGGAGTAAGGCGTGCGCGCATCGTCGGCGATGCCGATCAGCTCGTACTCGACGCCGCAAGGGTGCGCGAAGGCCAGCACGACCTCGCCGAATCGTTCGCTACGGCGCACGTCGAAGCCATGGTCAACCAGGCGCCGGTGCCAGAACGGAATCGCCGAGACCGGCACCGACAGCGCCAGGCTGCCGATCTGGCCGGTGCCGCGCTTGCCTTTGCGGCCGAAGTGCGCGACCGGAAAGCAGGTGATCAGCGTGCTTTCCTCGCCGAGGTCGTTGCCGTAGTACAGGTGATAGAACGGCGTGCCACCGTCGTAGATCAGGGTCTTCTTGACGCTCTTCAGCGAAAGCACCCTGGTATGGAAGTCATAGTCCTGCTGCGCGGTACCAACGCTGAGGGTAATGTGGTGGTGGCGCTGGATGGATCGGTCGGCTTGGGTCATGGCGTCTCCTTCTGTGTTCTGGTTTCTGGTGGTGGCTTTGCCGTTGGTTCAGCCCGGCCCGCCAGGGCTGCGGGCGGGCGTCATGGCCTCGTCGACGAGGTTCCAGACAAAGCGTCCCGACGGATCGCGCTGTTCCTCGGCGATATGCGCAATCAGCCCGGCGGCGCGGCTCAACACGGCAAAGCCCCGCATTAGCCGCGCCGGGATGCCGATGTCGCCCAGCACCGCCGCCACGGCACCGGTGGCATTGATGGTGATATGGCGCCCGGCGGCGGCATCGACTTCGGCGGCCAGCTGTTCCAGCGCGGCGCAGTGCGTGCCATGGGTGCCCTGCTCGCGCGCCAGTGCCAGCAGCGCCAGCGCACGGGGATCATCGGGGCGGTGCAGGTGATGGCCGAAGCCGGGCACGGGCTCGCGCCGCGCACGGTAGTCGCGGGCGATGCGCCGCGCCTCGGCGGCGCTGTCTTCGCCCGCCGCTGCAATCCGGTCGAGCAGCGCGGCCGCGGGTTCCATGGTGCCGATGAACTGGCTGGCGACCGCGAGCAAGCCCGCCGCGACCCCGGCCTGCAGGTTTTCCGGCGAGCTGGAATAGATCATGCGCGTGGCGATGGCGCTCGGCGTCATGCCATGCTCCATCAGCGTCACCAGCACGGCCTCGGCGATGCGGCGCTGCGCCGGGCCGGGCACGCTGCCGAACGTCTGCTTCATGAACACATCGATGAAGCTGGCCTTGCCCAGCAGGTCTGCCACCAGATCGTCCGCACCGTAATAGACCGCCTGTTCGGTGTAGCGGCACAGCTGCGTGCGCGGCGCCGCGGCGCTATGGGGCGCGCTCATGTCGCGCTCCAGGTGGACAGGATCGATTCGCGCACCGCCGGCTTCAGCACCTTGCCGACCGCGCTGCGGGGCAGCGCTTCGAACAGGTGGACGTGCTTGGGCGTCTTGACCGATCCCAGCTCGCGCTTGACCAGCGCGATCAGCTCGTCGGTGGCAACCTGCATGCCCGGACGCAGCTGCACCGCCGCATGCACGGCCTCGCCCCACTTGGCGTCGGGGATGCCGACCACCGAGCAGTCGGCCACCGCGGGATGGCCAGACAGCACCACCTCCACGTCGCCGGGGTAGACGTTGAAGCCGCCGGTGATGATCACATCGCGGATGCGGTCGCGCAGGAACAGGAAGCCGTGTTCGTCGAACACGCCGGCGTCGCCGGTGCGCAGCCAGCCGTCGACCAGCGTCTTGCGGGTTTCGCCTTCCGCCTTCAGGTAGCCGCTCATGACCAGGTCGCCGCGCACCGCGATCTCGCCCTCTTCCCCGGCGCCGAGCACGTTGCCGGCTTTATCGACGATGGCCACCCGGG
It encodes the following:
- a CDS encoding VOC family protein, with protein sequence MTQADRSIQRHHHITLSVGTAQQDYDFHTRVLSLKSVKKTLIYDGGTPFYHLYYGNDLGEESTLITCFPVAHFGRKGKRGTGQIGSLALSVPVSAIPFWHRRLVDHGFDVRRSERFGEVVLAFAHPCGVEYELIGIADDARTPYSNGEVPAEFAIRGLHTIAVNVREMESSQQFMQEGWSGREVGRDGKYVRYAFGDGASGKLVDYALEPDLPQASWTYGEGTVHHCAFQVEDRVVQDMVKARLEGLGLTDTSERKDRGYFESIYVRTPSGAMFEATVSKPQAFLVDEPYESLGSTLQIAPQFESQRATIMQSLESLHY
- a CDS encoding citryl-CoA lyase, with the translated sequence MSAPHSAAAPRTQLCRYTEQAVYYGADDLVADLLGKASFIDVFMKQTFGSVPGPAQRRIAEAVLVTLMEHGMTPSAIATRMIYSSSPENLQAGVAAGLLAVASQFIGTMEPAAALLDRIAAAGEDSAAEARRIARDYRARREPVPGFGHHLHRPDDPRALALLALAREQGTHGTHCAALEQLAAEVDAAAGRHITINATGAVAAVLGDIGIPARLMRGFAVLSRAAGLIAHIAEEQRDPSGRFVWNLVDEAMTPARSPGGPG